TGTGACACGTGTCAGCTTGAGCAGCCTCCCTAGCTGCAGCTGTGGGTTTTCTATGGCCTGGCAGTCCATAACTACCTTTCACTGAAGAGGAAAGTGCCAGTCTGCAAAGGCTGAGGAACGCTGCAGTTTCTGCTGTGGCTCACCTACACTCCGTCCAATTCTGGACAACACACTATAGTAACCACCACCCTCTTCCCACCATGACTGGAGTGTGGGCTCAGGAGAGAAGTAGCACAAGGCAGGATACACGTGATTGCAGGAAAGCCTGTACGTGTTCTCGATGATGCCCTCTTCATTGACATCCACAAAGATCTGCTgcccacacacagcacacacgcTGTCTGAGAGGTGCTTGGTAGGCATGCCCGACTCACTGTAGAACTAGAGAATGAGAGCGGGAGGGAAGGCCAGAAAACCTGTGAGCATCTGTCTCCCTAGGAAGATACGGGCAGTGGTcacagtgcatgtgtatgtagtcTGGAAGCAGAGAGTTGAATGCTGGCACTCAGCTCACTTTTTCCTTAGTCTAGGACCCTACCCCGGGGGACAGTGCCACTCACAGctaaggtggatcttcccacctcagctaaTATGATTtagaatgtctctctctctctctctctctctctctctcacacacacacacacacacacacacacacacacacacacacacacacacacacacaaagaggttaGGTGATTCTAGCTCCTGTCGAGTTAACAATATTTACCACCAGTCGCCTAAGGTCTCTCTGAATCCATAGGTGCCTCGCCTCCAGCCCAGTCTTCACACAGAAGACAGACTGAAGATTTACAGTATTGGGTCTGGGGAAGTTTTCTAAGGAAGGAGTTCTTAAGTCAACTGTGCTAACACCTGTGAGGGCTgtctacaacaccagtgcttttAGTGACTGGGACTCTAAGTTTCTAGAAGGGAGCAAGTAGAAGCCAGGTTAGAACATGCTAAAGAGTTAGTGACAGTCATAaatagccaggagtggtggcacacgcctttaatcccagcacttgggaggcagaggcaggtggatttctgagttcgaggccagcctggtctacagagtgagttccaggacagccagggctacacagagaaaccctgtctcaaaaaaccaaaaaaccaaaaaacaaaaaccgaaaaaccaaaacaacaacaaaaacccacccaaataaataaatgaataatgcaCACAGAAAGTCCGGCAGAGACAAGGCAAAGTAACCTGCACGATGGCACACATCTCACCGCGAGCTGTCAGGCACATTAAggccggcactcgggaggcaggtgcaaggggatctctttgagttcaagaccaagtaGGCATGCACATAGcgcaaagacatacatgcaggcaaaacactaacagCACacaaaataggtttttaaaaaatcgaCAACAGAAAGGAGGTCAGGATCTGCAAACAGTCCAACCCTAGTTCCCTCTACTCCTTCAGCAGTGAAGACAGCACACATTCCTGCTGTGTGTGCTAGGACATCTGAGGAACTGGGAGCTAAGCCTGGGGTAGGGGCTTTCTCAGAGTGTCAGTGTCAGAGTGCCCTAAGGCACCATACAAAGAGCTTTCCCAGGAGCTTCCCTCAGAGGACAAATGTACCACAGaacatttctcaatccttctacCTCAGCATGACCTCCAGCATGAGCAGAAACTACAGTGCCTGGCTGTCACAAGCTTGTGACTTCAAAATGGCCCGTATGAAAAACAGTCTCCATCCATGGTCTCCTGACACAATTTAAGTTACTTTAGTTCAGACTGCAGACATCTTCACAGAAGTGAAAGAAAACTGTTCTGAGGTAATGCAGCCTAGTGGAGAGGAACTGAGAATGCTTGTTAATACAATTATAAAACCTCAGTTTATTTCTACGAACTGTGCAATCAATTAGCCACAAGGCTCTCAGATCAAAGCATTATCCACAGGAGATAAATGGGTCAAGTTTCTGGCTCTGAGGTCTAATTGGGGACATACTTATAAAATCAACTATAGTTCTCTTATAGACAGAAACTGTGACCTTAGAATGTATAGAAGATTAACTGAGGCTGAGCATGTGTGCAAGACAACAGAATATCACTCAGCCTTTAAAAGGGAGGGCAatggggctggagtgatgactcagcagtttaTAACACTGGCTGTTCTAGAGACTGAGGCTTGACTTCCAGCACCCATATGCCAGCTCACAGCCTTCTGACTACAGTTCCTGGGACTAAAACACACTCTTCTAGCTTGTGGTCactaggcatacatgtggtgcacagtgatacatgcaggcaaaatacctacaaacttgaaaacaataaaaaataaattattttttttaaaaaggtaagtaATTCTAGCATATGAATGAACCTTGGAGATTTTACACCAAGTGAACACAAAACCACTCAGGCTTCCTCTCATGAGGTGCTACAAAGTTGAATTTAGAGACAGAATAAGAATGGTGATTGCCAGGAAAGGGCTGAGGGAAACTTGTCTGTTTTACCACTGACACCCCGCCAAAAACCACTAAGATTTTACTAGAAGTAGGTAATTGTGTGCTTGTAAAATGTATCTGCTTGACCGGTAAAAGCTTACAAGATAATTTACTTGAACAAATAAAAGAATGTATTGGCTGATGAATGCAAGAAGGCTGGAATATCCAGATTTCCTCAAAGCACTGATCAGATTCATATGTATAGGCACAGGCACCGGCACCGGCACAGGCACATGTATGTATCAAACAGCAAACGGGCTGGAGAGCTGCACAGcacttaagagtacttgttgcaacaacattatgaactaaccagtaccccggagctcttgactctagctgcatatgtatcaaaagatggcctagtcggccatcactggaaagagaggcccattggacacgcaaactttgtatgccccagtacaggggaacgccagggccaaaaagggggagtgggtgggtaggggagtgggggtgggtgggtatgggggacttttggtatagcattggaaatgtaaatgagctaaatacctaataaaaggaaaaaaaatggaaaaaaaaaaaaaaaaaagagtacttgttgctcttgcagaggacctgggttcagttgccagcactGACAGATTGCTCACAATTATctttaactctagtttcagggatttgacagtcctctgacctctgcaggcatcaggcatgcaagtatgcacatatatatagacAAAACATTTattcacattaaaacaaaaacatcctaAAATTGtgcttctatttaaaaaaaaaggcatattTCCTTGGGTCTTTCAGTTTGGTTATTATATTCCTAAATTTTAAGCTCAAAGCATCTCTTCACCATCTGCACCTAATTCTCTGCACTGCCTCCTGTCTCTGGGTAAGGTGGACTGGCAAAGGTAAGTTCTTTCTGTCTAAAGAGACCAAACTCTATCGTATCGAACTTATCTCTTAAATACTTTGCATCTTCCTCTTCCACCAACCCTACTCTCGTCTAAAGTGCTTTTATCTCTCCCAGATTCCCAGAACTGTCTCCTCCAAGGGTCTATTCTAATCTGGAcccctcttttttattttgtaaattatttatttattattataaataagtacactgtagctgtcttcagacacaccagagagggcatcagatctcattacagatggttgtgagccaccatttgctgagatttgaattcaggaccttcagaagagcagtcagtgctcttagctgctgaaccatctctccagcccctgaacccCTCTTTTAAAGCCCGTTTTTACTCTCACCTGTTAACTATTTCTCTAGACATTAGCATTGGTTCCTCCCAAGCATCTACCCTTTCAAGTCACGGAGACAGCTGAGACTGCATGAGCACAAAGATCTGAGTTTGACCTTGAGTACCCACGTTACAAAAGTTGCTTGCAGCAGCCTATGTCTCTGAACTGAacgcaggagaggagaggacagacagCTGGATGCCTGGATCTCAATGGCCAGTGATCCTAGGTGAATTGATGAGCTCCTGCTTTGCTGACAGATAATTTTGCAAAAATTAAAGTGTAGGGCAGTCACGATGGCTCataggtaaagcacttgctgtgcaagcctggtAATCTGAATTAGAGCCTAGGAACAGGTGGAAAGGCAcaggagagaagcaactccacAAACTTGTTCTCCGTCTACACGAGTACCACGGCTCATGCACACCTACAcccacacatcatacatacaggCAATAATAATTAAGAATAAAGATAATGagcgcacgcatacacacacagatacaaaagaagaaagaaaaaccctgCCCACACTCAGTCCGGCTGACAGAACTCTTATGGTGCTACTTCCTCTGTTCAGTACATGCTTCATCATTTACTCCTGTCAAAGTCAGCTTAAAAGTAATTGTTTTGAGGAAGCCATCTTTGAGCTCAATGAAGTCAAATGTGTCAGGACCACATGTGTGCACGGCATCTGCACCTTTCCTTCATAACACTTACTATGTTTTATGCTAGTGTATTACTTTAACATTTACCTTCCTCATTAATGAGTACCATTATTTGGGGCAAGAGTCTGCTTTATTTTTATACTCAGATTTTATATGTAGGACAAAGTGAGTTTAATTAGTGTTGCTTGCATAAGTATGGGTCACGACACTTGGAAAGGTTCCCAATGGCTACACCACTGGGTAAAATAACTACCTCTTCACTAGCAGCGTGAACTACCAATAGTTCTTCAGGGTGCATGTTCTATTTTCAGGTACCTTTGTAAGCATACAGCACAGGGCCCAGGCATGTATCAAGCATTAAAAAAGCATTTGTTAAGTGAATGTTACCTTTCAATGGGGTAAAACATTTCTTTCCTATGTTGACTCAAAGTTTTGATGTGGCTTAGTTTATCTTAGTGCCTTATGTCAAGGATGTGATGCTAGTTGGAACAATCTGGAGTAACAAGCAGGCAGTGTTAAGAGCACAGTTAACAGGTTATGGTGGCATAATCCTAGTGCTAAAGAGTCCGTGGCAGGAGAATTCTGAGTCCAAGGAGGCAGCTAAGGCTACATATACATACCTTatctcgaaagaaagaaagaaagaaagaaagaaagagagagagagagagagagagagagagagagcacgcatgcacgcatgcacgcacgcacgcacgcacacacgcacgcacacacgcacgcacgcacgcacagatGAGCTTACCCCTATGGTTGATGCCATATAGTCTGCACACATTTCTGCAAAGTCACGCTCAAGAACTCCATAGTAGAGGCcatagaagagaagagaaatgccAAAGTCCATTGCATCTTCTGGTTTAATCCTGCAGAGGAAGCAGCATGGCAGTAAGGCCTGCTCTGAGAAACAACTGCTTTGGATTACTGATTAAGGACACTGATCAAGGTAAGGCCTAAATTTAGTTGGATTGCTAAAAAGCTAAGGCAAGTGTCAGTAAATTATGAACAAATCCACGTTGCTGTTTTTATATGTCCACAACATCTTTTGAGAAAGCCATTACTGTGAGCTGCAAAAACCAAGCTAGTGTATCACTGCCCCACAAGCCTGGTCCCTAGTCTCAACTCTGGCTGTAGTTCCAGCCTGATGTGACAGGCAAAGCCAGGCCTTGTACTAGCATGGAGTAcctctcagagctatgtgttaACAATTCCACTATTGATAAATGCTGGATACCAAGTAgtggggattaaaaaaaaaattaaaaagcaaaaaagcaactCACTGAATGGCTTCACCTCAAGCTGGCCACCCAAACTGTCGTGCTTGGGTATCCGAGGGCAGGCAGGGCGTTTATGACCTGGGTAGATCTGAGGCAAAGACTGAAATCACCCTTTATCTCCTGCTGGATCTCTTTTAGGAATGTCTGAACTGGCGGCAATTGCATAAAGTATCCCACCTAAGTGCAATGTGCCCTTGGGTCTCCAGGGAAGCAGGGCACAACAGAAGAGGCGTTTCCTCTCTTGACCTATAGAGACTTTATCTAATAGCTGAGGTTTTCCCTACTCTTCCATATAACCTACTATATTCACATGTGGCCTTTTACAAAAAGAGTTTATCAAATATAGTTTTGGGGAATGTATATAATtagtaaatatttacatatttattactATAGAATAGTTCTGTAAGTACATATATGCTACAATGTCATCAAAGTTAAATCTTGGGTCAAGCCTGTTTACAAAAAGTATATGGATTCTATTAACAGTTTTAAAACTCCAAGGACCAATAATGTATAGTTTAGAATCTATGAATGTTGTCAAAAACTATCTTTGCTAACATAGTTTTACAAAGAACTCTATGAATTCACTTATAGGTCTAAGATATAATTCTCACAGAAAGGATTTGCTTATCAGCCTTGCAGTCTTAACTTCATGATTTAGTTATCACTCATTTTATCCCAACCAATCTAATCAACAGTGTTAGCAGTCCAGtgctcagcagttgagaacaaTGACTGCTCTTCAGGACACTAGGATTCAGTTTCTTAGAATTGTAACCCCAGTTCTAAGGAATTCAACACTTTTTCTGGTCTCTCCAGGCtcctgcatgtatacatgcatgcaaaacattcataaacataagattaaaataaatactcaagttctttaaatttttttccctcttgttgCAGGGTATTTGATTGCACTGTATAACCTGAGCAGTCAGGACTGCTTGACTTCTTCAGCTCATCTGTGGCAAGAGGGCCTGAAACCTGGTGTAGATCTTCTAGAAGGCCTAtgacaacaggaagcaacaagccCTCATTGCTAGAGCTGTGCCCTTGTTAACGGAAGACATGCTGACCAGAACAGTACTAAATGAAAGAACCTACATGACCAACAATGGAGCAGGACTTAGCTACCCACAGGATACCATTCTAGAACTATTTCCCTGAAGTCTGGCAAGCGGAAGGGCAGGCACACAGGCAGAACTACCTGTGGACTGAGAACACACGGAACAGAACGTGTTCCTGAAGGAGTGGGGCTTCCAGGACAGGGTGTTGCACACACTCATCAGTGTGGACTCAGCCTCTCACCCCTCGGCTGTCCGACTACATGAAGGTCCCTGCAGTGCTCTCTGTTGTGTTTCTTCTCTTGAAGCTCACAGGGTTCTAGCCTAAGAATTTGCAAACCTTTTCTGTTAAGGAccagataaatattttatattttatggccCAATTAGTCTCTATCACAACTATTCAACTCTGTTGCTTGAGTGCAAAATCAGTTTCAGACAGTTAACAAATTATATGAATGACTATGTCCTAAGTGTGATGGTACAGGCCCACAGTCCctgcactgaggaggctgagtaGGAAGAGGCCAAGTCTGAGGTCAGTCTGGACTACAAATGGAAAACAGTATTTGTTTTATTACAACACATGATAGGCTGATTTGACCAAAAGGTAAAGTTTGCTAGTCCCAGGTCTGTACAGATGAAATTATGAGGAACTGGTTTTCTGCTTACTCTTGTTATACTTTTGCACTGAATACCAAATGTTGGAAAATACAAGCAAAACAATGATTTGGGACTCTTGCCTTTGTTGATACTCAGACATTCCATGTTTTCTGCCACTTGGGACCATGTTCTCTTTCTTAGTACCCAGGACTTCTAGACATTCCTCCccaaatacaagaaaaatgtAAAGGCAAAGGGTACTCACTTGAATAATAAGTTAAGACCAAAGAGGGTAAACATGACAGCCATGTAGCCAACAATGCCAGTGGCATAGCTGATTTTATAGATCAGCAGAAACCATTTATAAACCAACctggaggaaggaaataaaaagtaAGTATAGCTGGCACCGACCGGTGGTCTCAGGGCCACTCACTCACGAGAAACCCTTCTTCTCAACCCATGGGCATCAGGATTTGTTGGACAACTTCAGTTACTGTCAAAGCTGTTGACACCCTCAACTGCAGAAATGCCCCTCAATCATCACATCCAAGAATGCTTTCTATCTTCTGGACTTGGAcccaaaaaaatctctaaaaataagtTTTAGTCTCAAGCAAATAAGACACAGCTGACCTAAGCCAGTTTCACCCTCATTAAATTTAAGGAAGTAAAAAAACTAAAAGCCTTCAGAACATAGCATGCAAAGCCTTGCTGTTCTTGTCAGCACAGAGACACGGGAGATGAAGCAGATAGAACTGGCTACAGACTTTGTGTCTGGGTCTGGTTTGTCTGACTACAGCTTTGCTCCTATCCATATGGAAATAATGCCAGGAAGGACACCTCATGAATCTGCTTTTGAAATGACACATTTCTTCAGAGAAGAAATGAGGAAGGCACTCAAACAGTACCCCTGAATTAATGTGTATGCTTTGTGTTTGTGGGCAGAATAGGGCTTTGTACATCGTTGAGGGTAAGCTGTGTACCCAAGGCTCAGTGATGAGCAATGTGGAATCTGAATGGTGGACTCCAGCTGGAGTCAGGAAGGAGAGGATTCTCTGTAAGAATCAGACCTCTATAAATGCTGCAGGAGGACCCTGACACCAGGACTCACTGAGCTGAATGACATTATATCAAACTGATATAACCcacagtcatctgagaggagggaacctcaattgagaaaatgcctccatataggcaagcctgtagggtgttggcattttcttagttagtgattgaaAGGGGGAGAGGCCAGCCTACTACCTTTACatctatccctgggctggtaattctaggttctataagaaaacaggctgagcaaaccataagGAATAAGCATGTAgtcagcactcctccatggcctccacaCCAGCTCCTGTCTCCGGGTACcttccctgtgtgagttcctgtcctgacttcctttgatgatgaacaatcATATGAAGTGtgagctgaacaaaccctttcttccccaagttgctttggtcatggtgtttcattatagcaacagaaaccctaactcagaTTGTCACTAACCATCCTAAGATAATAACAAATGAGCAGTTTAGTAATTTGCTTGGATAACTAGGCcaaactttctttcttcctgagagCTGACTCACTGCATCTCTGCTAGAGCCAAGGACGGAAACTTAGGCTCTAGCTATGCTTCCCTGCTCTGGCTAAGCAGACTTCTCAGGCTAGGGAAAAGCCTCAGCCATCTTGTAGTATTGCATTCAAAGCCACACATAGCTATACTGATCATGAGGGAAAGAGACAGTAGAAAAGACATGGAATTTTAATTATTCGTCTCCTAATGGTCTTCTAATATTAATCTTGGATTAGTAAGCTTTTAGCTGAATACACTCAGGTGAGTCAAATCGTATTTCCTAACTAAGTTCATTTCTTTGTATAACAGGGAAAAGCAAACTTTCTTACACACTGTGCAGTGGTGTAGTATGGTGTGGTGAGGTGTATGTAATATATTCATGAAAGCTACATGAGTAAATGAGGTCATTTATAAACTAAGAAGCACCTACCATCAATCTTATTTACTATTACAAGACAATCCTTCACATTACTAATAGGAGACAGTCATTGTTAGCTAGATGCTAATAGTGTTTGCCACTGCTAACTTCATGTATATATATGGCAcatatgcagaggtcagagggcaactctgTGGAGTGGGTGCTTCCCTACCTTTATttgtgttctggggatcaaacaggTCGCCAGGCTTAAGCAAGAAGCATCTTTACTGGCTAGACGGTCTCACTATATGTAACCCAAGCTGCCTTTGAACTGGTTCACTGATGCCcaaggctgagctcaaactcacaATCATGTCTCCTGGAGGTTCAGGTCTAAATCGCCATACCCAGCACTTGGACACTCACATGTGATAGTGTAGCTTTTATTttggaaaatcattttaaaagaagttGAACATTTATCACATTTAGGGATGAAAAATTCAAGGCTTGGAAAGGTGAGGTCTAACTGTTCACAAGTTTCAATGCCAAGTACTCCAATCTCATATCCATCTGACTTTAGATCCTGTGCCTACTCTTGTGGCCTAGAGAGGTGCCAGGGCTCACCATCGTCGCTCTCACAGTGACGCTCACAGGACAGTAAATAGAGCATACAAAGTACACAAAGCTGTCTGCAAGCTGGGAAGACTTTGGGTCAGGATACCCAGCTCACCTCATAGGCATAAGCCCATGCACACCTCTCACGGCACTTACCAAATGCACTCCAACAGGTGCTTTCTCGACCCTCTCCTCCATTAAACTGAGCACTCCTTGAGGGCAGGGTCTTATCCAGTTCTGTATCCCCAGCACTCAGCAAAGGgactggcacacagtaggtgcttgttgaatgaatgaatgaatgaatgaatgaatgaatgagaaaaatatCTTTTTCTGTCAGGTATGGATCTTAAAAGACCTCACAAGCTGGTTGGGAGGATTAAACAAGAAATATatttgggccgggcgtggtggcgcacgcctttaatcccagcactcaggaggcagaggcaggcggatttctgagtttgaggccatcctggtctacaaagtgagttccaggacagccagggctatacagagaaaccctgtctcgaaaaaccaaaaagaaatatatttgggTAAAACAAATAATTATAGAGATAGTAGCTTTGTTACATAAAAAGGAAGTAGTATTCATCAATCACAAAGCTGCAAATTTACTgatattcatttattcaacagAAAGTCAGAGTAATCAAATATGTGCCAGACCCTGTGGCAAGACCTGGATACACACTGACCAGCACAGAGGGTGGGTCCTGATCTCACAGTTTAGTTGGGGAGACAAATATTTAAAGTAACATTTTGTGGTAAACTGTGATAGGTTCTATGATGGCAAACTACAGGGTCTTAATAGAAACTATAATGGAAAATCTAATTCAGAGCTCTGAGAAGGTTATTGAAAAGGACACTTAAAATGAGACTGTAGTGATCACAAAGGTTtatttgttctgtgtgtgtgtgtgtgtgttttaaacaccAACAGATCTTGATGTAGACTATCAAGTGAAGGATAGGGAAAATCTGGTATTCTGAACCTGTGGATATAGGGGAGTGGGTCTCCAAATCAGCTTGTTTTAGAGAGGCCCTGCACCAACTCATTCtgggacaaaaacaaacaaacaaacaaacaaaaaaaacaacaggctttttgttttcattctaaACTCATCTTTCTCCCATGTGTTCCAGCACATTTGCTTCAAGAAACCcagcttgggggctggagagaaggcttggAGACtaagagcatctgctgctcttATAGGAGACCCAAATTTGGTTCCTACATCACAGTTCACAGgagtctagttccaggggatctagtgcccccttctgtcctctgtggtcaGTACAAACATGCAAGCGGTACACTTAAAACActtacagacaaaacactcaaaatacatcaaaaattttaaattaaatctttaaaaaaaaaagaagaagaagaagaagaagaaagaaagccaggttCTTCTCCTCTCCTGCATTCTCACCTTGGGGTTGTCTGTACTAGAGGCTTCCTTGTGGCTCGGAAGGTGACAAAGGCTGTGACAGCAGAGAAGAAGATCCAGATCACCAAGA
This Mus musculus strain C57BL/6J chromosome 7, GRCm38.p6 C57BL/6J DNA region includes the following protein-coding sequences:
- the Rnf121 gene encoding RING finger protein 121 isoform 2 (isoform 2 is encoded by transcript variant 2), encoding MAVMFTLFGLNLLFKIKPEDAMDFGISLLFYGLYYGVLERDFAEMCADYMASTIGFYSESGMPTKHLSDSVCAVCGQQIFVDVNEEGIIENTYRLSCNHVFHEFCIRGWCIVGKKQTCPYCKEKVDLKRMFSNPWERPHVMYGQLLDWLRYLVAWQPVIIGLVQGISYILGLE